TCTTTGCGAGTTCGTTTACTTCTTTTACAGTCAGGCTAACCAACTGCTCAGCGAATGCTTTTAAATCTGCCATAATTTGTCAAATTTTTCCCGCCTTCATTGCCTGCGCTCCGGCGGGAGGTTTAAAAAAATTTGTGAATATAACTCTTCAGGCGTGAGTTAATAAGTTGAAATAATACTTCCTGATTACTGTGCTCTTTCTTCGAGTGCTTTCACCAAACCAGCCAGTTTGTTGCCGGCGTTCAGGCCGCTGATAACATTCTTGGCAGGAGACTGGAGCATACCGATGATATCTCCGATGAGGTCGTTCTTGCTCTTCAGGGTAGTCAGTACTTTCAGTTGTTCGTCGCCGGCGAATACGTCGCCATCGATGAAGGCAGCTTTCAGTACAGGCTTGTTGAAGTCTTTTGGACCTTTAGCGCGGAAGTCAGAGATGATCAGTGCTGGTTCTTTCGCGTTCTCAGAGAACATGATGGCAGTAACCCCGTTGAGGGAGTCAAACATACCGGAGAAACGGCTGGAGTCCAGGCTTTCGAGGGCTTTGCGGATCAAGGTGTTCTTAGCCACTTTCATTTCAACATTCTTGTCGAAGCAAATGCGACGGAGTTTACCAACCTGCTCTACAGTGAGGCTCTCTGTATTGGTGATATAGAAATTGTTGTACTGGGAAAATTTTCCCTTCAGTACTTCAATCACTTCATTTTTTTCTTGCTTGTTCATAACGCAAATTTTTTAATGATTTCGCAGACAGCGGAACTGCCTATGCGTTATCTTTTTAGTTGATCAATGATTTTGTGTCTACAGCAATACCGGGGCTCATGGAGCTGGCCATGAACACGCTCTTCAGGTAAGTACCTTTAGCAGAAGAGGGCTTTGCCTTCAGAAGCGCGTTGATCAGTTCAGTACCGTTCTCAGCGATCTTTTCCGGAGTGAAGCTCACGCGGCCGATGGAAGCGTGAACGATACCGGCTTTGTCAACCTTGAACGCGATCTTACCGCCTTTCACTTCAGTTACTGCTGCGGCCACATCATTGGTAACAGTTCCGGTCTTAGGGTTAGGCATCAGGTTACGGGGACCGAGGATCTTACCCAGTTTACCGATCTTAGGCATTACGGCAGGAGTTGCAACGATAACATCGATATCAACCCATCCGCCTTCGATCTTTTGTACAAATTCATCCAGACCTACGTAGTCAGCGCCTGCTGCTTTTGCATCAGCTTCTTTATCAGGAGTGCAAAGAACCAGTACTCTTTTGGTTTTACCGGTACCGTGGGGCAGGGTTACTGTTCCGCGGATAGCCTGGTCAGCCTTCTTGGGGTCAACGCCCAGACGGATATGCAGATCAACAGAAGCGTCGAACTTGGTTGTGTTTACATCCTTCACCAGTGAAGAAGCTTCCTTCAGTGAGTATATTTTATTTTTGTCGAGCTTGGTGTCAGCTACTTTTCTTTTTTTAGCGATTGCCATTGTAATTCAGTTTTAGTACCCCCGCTTTGTGCAGGGATGTGAACATTTAGTTTTCCCAGGGGGCATTACCATCAACAGTAATTCCCATGCTGCGGGCTGTACCAGCAACCATTTTCATGGCGCTTTCCAGGGTGAAGCAGTTCAGGTCAGGCATCTTGTCTTTTGCAATTGCCTCAACCTGGCTCCAGTTCACTTTACCAACCTTATTACGGTTAGGCTCTTTGGAACCACTCTGCAGTTTAGCTGCTTCGAGCAACTGAACGGCCGCCGGTGGAGTTTTAATAACGAAATCGAAAGACTTGTCGGAGTAAACAGTGATGAGAACGGGGAGAACTTTTCCCATTTTATCCTGTGTGCGAGCATTGAACTGCTTGCAGAATTCCATGATATTGATACCCTTGGAACCTAATGCAGGACCTACAGGAGGGGCAGGATTCGCCTGACCACCTTTTACCTGCAGCTTTACGAAGCCGGTAATTTCTTTTGCCATTACTTAATGATTTATTGGTTCTAACGTCCGTCAATTGAGCGGACTCCCAAATTCCTCTTTACCCGTTTTACAGTCTCCGGCGGCTGATTACCGATCTGAAAGCCGGATCAACCGGGCTTTCAACCTGACATTGCCGCCTCACCGCGGAGGAACGGGGGTTGTAAAGAACTTCAATTGGGGACGCAAAGGTAACAATTTGTTTTGATTTTCTGAAAGGAATCTCAAAAAACTTTGTCAGCCCCCGAAAGCCGCAAAGTTAAGCCAGTCGGGGGAAAAACAGGTAAACCCAGGTAGAAAAAGTGGTTGGGGATCCAGCATCTGATTACTCCGGAAAAAAGCAGATCAAATCGGCATCCACCAGGAGAAACAAAACTGCATACAACAATAGTAAATTTGGTTGAGCTCTCTTATAATAAGTGTTTACATTAATTCTCTCTGCATGCAGGCCCGGGTATTGCATAAGAGAACTCCAAAA
This portion of the Pseudobacter ginsenosidimutans genome encodes:
- the rplJ gene encoding 50S ribosomal protein L10 encodes the protein MNKQEKNEVIEVLKGKFSQYNNFYITNTESLTVEQVGKLRRICFDKNVEMKVAKNTLIRKALESLDSSRFSGMFDSLNGVTAIMFSENAKEPALIISDFRAKGPKDFNKPVLKAAFIDGDVFAGDEQLKVLTTLKSKNDLIGDIIGMLQSPAKNVISGLNAGNKLAGLVKALEERAQ
- the rplA gene encoding 50S ribosomal protein L1; the protein is MAIAKKRKVADTKLDKNKIYSLKEASSLVKDVNTTKFDASVDLHIRLGVDPKKADQAIRGTVTLPHGTGKTKRVLVLCTPDKEADAKAAGADYVGLDEFVQKIEGGWVDIDVIVATPAVMPKIGKLGKILGPRNLMPNPKTGTVTNDVAAAVTEVKGGKIAFKVDKAGIVHASIGRVSFTPEKIAENGTELINALLKAKPSSAKGTYLKSVFMASSMSPGIAVDTKSLIN
- the rplK gene encoding 50S ribosomal protein L11, with amino-acid sequence MAKEITGFVKLQVKGGQANPAPPVGPALGSKGINIMEFCKQFNARTQDKMGKVLPVLITVYSDKSFDFVIKTPPAAVQLLEAAKLQSGSKEPNRNKVGKVNWSQVEAIAKDKMPDLNCFTLESAMKMVAGTARSMGITVDGNAPWEN